In Gimesia panareensis, the genomic window GCAGGAGCAATTATCGGCAGTAATTCCGGCGATGCCGGCGCAGGAGCGTTGATTGGCGCTGCCACCGGCGGCCTGGCTGGCGGACTGATCGGGAATGCCGAGGATGCCCGGGAAGAACGCGATGTTGCGATTGCCCAGGCGAATCACGAGCGTATGGCCCGTTCAGCAATTCACAACAACGATGTGCTTCAGATGGCCCACAACGGCGTCAGCGATTCTGTGATCATGGGCGCCATTCGCAGTCGAGGCGGTGCTTTTGATCTCAATCCGCAGACGATCATCATGCTCAAGCAGCAGGGGCTGAGTGACCAGTTGATCGAATTCATGCAGCAGCACAACTACGTCAGCAGTACTTCCGAGCCCGTCGTCGTCCGGGAACGGGTCGTCACTTCACCGTCCGTGGTCTATGTAGCGCCGAGACCGCGTCCCCGCTATGTGCGGCCGCACTATGGAGTGCACGGCCACTTCCACTTTTAACGGTCGCGGCTGACAACGCGTGCGACGGCTTCGTCTTTCCAGTCGACGGTCAGCCACAGAATGGCCTGACCATCCTGGCTGCCGGTCGCGACATAGCGTCCGTTGGGAGAAAAGTCGACCGACGTGACTCCCTGTGAGTGGCTGCTCAGCGTCAGAATTTCCTTACCTGATTCGGTATCCCACAGCTTGGCGGTCCCGTCGTCACTGGCGGTGAAGGCCCGCGAGTCATCTGGCGAAAAGACGACTGATTCTACCGAGGCCGTATGCCCAGAGAGAACTTTTTTCTCGTGCGTGGCAATGTCCCAGATGATCGCCGTATTGTCTTCGGATCCGGAAATCAGCCGTGTACCGTCATGCGAGAAAGCGACTTCGAGCACCGGCCAGGCATGTCCCTTGAACGTCGACAGCTTTTTGCCGGTCTTTGCATCCCACATCACCAGGGTTTTGTCATCTGATGCGGTCACGATTTTCATCCCATCGGGAGAGAATACAGCACTCTTCACATGCGTCCCCGGCTGATCGAGGCTCAGCAGCATCTCACCTGAATGGGCATCCCAGATTTTCGAAGTTCCGTCATCGCTGGCGGTCACGATGCGATCACCGTTGGGGGAGTAACGAACCGTATTCACGTAACCGGTATGCTTCTGCTCCAGTTTCATTTCCGCCTGTCCGGTCTGTGTGTTCCAGATTTTAGCAGAGTTGTCCCAGCTCCCGGTGACCAGCCATTTTCCGTCAGGCGAGTAGGAAGCGGAGGCGACTACGCCATGCGGATGAAACGCCATCAGCTGCTGAGCGGTGACCCCGCTCCACAACCGGGCATCACGACCACCGACCGTCAGAATTGAATCATGATAAGGTGAGAAGACCGCCGTCCACAGCATCCCGCCACGGGCCTTGAAATCCAGAAACGGTTCCAGTTGCCCGTTGCGTCCGGGAACCTGCAGTTCTTTACCGGTATCGAGAGCCCAGAGCTGAATCATCCGCTGCTGCACATTCGCTGTCAGCAGACGCTTATTATCCTGAGAAACACTGACCGAGTTGATCAGGCCCTTCGCAGGCTGGATGGTCTGAACCACCGCGGGGGTCGCCAGATCCCAGATGCGAACCAGCCCGTCAGCACAACTGGTGACGGCTTTTTTCCCGCTAGCAAACACATCCATCGACAGGACTGCATCCGGGTGTTTCAGGATCTGTTTCCGGTTCTCTTTACCGGTGGTGATGTCCCAGTTTCCGACCGTGTTATCTCCACTGGAAGAAAGCAGGGTTTTACCATCGGGCAGAAACTCCAGTCCGTTAATTCGCCGGGTATGACCTTCCAGGCGATGCAGCAGCTTGCCGCTGGCAACTTCCCAC contains:
- a CDS encoding glycine zipper domain-containing protein, with protein sequence MANGAGIGALAGAIIGSNSGDAGAGALIGAATGGLAGGLIGNAEDAREERDVAIAQANHERMARSAIHNNDVLQMAHNGVSDSVIMGAIRSRGGAFDLNPQTIIMLKQQGLSDQLIEFMQQHNYVSSTSEPVVVRERVVTSPSVVYVAPRPRPRYVRPHYGVHGHFHF